Proteins encoded within one genomic window of Paenarthrobacter sp. JL.01a:
- a CDS encoding response regulator transcription factor, producing the protein MKKNGPEAKLLVVDDEPNIRELLSTSLRFAGFEVVAAANGREALAAADLHAPDLAVLDVMLPDMDGFTVTRRLRAAGKHFPVLFLTAKDDTEDKVTGLTVGGDDYVTKPFSLDEVVARIRAVLRRTQPLEDDDAVIRVDDLELDDDAHEVRRGGTVIELSPTEFKLLRYLMLNPNRVLSKAQILDHVWEYDFNGDASIVESYISYLRRKVDIDPDAAALIQTKRGVGYVLRTAEKR; encoded by the coding sequence ATGAAAAAGAACGGTCCTGAAGCCAAGCTCCTTGTGGTTGACGACGAACCCAACATTCGCGAGCTTCTGTCCACGTCGCTGCGTTTCGCCGGTTTCGAGGTGGTGGCCGCAGCCAACGGTCGCGAAGCCCTCGCAGCAGCCGACCTTCATGCCCCGGACCTGGCAGTCCTGGACGTCATGCTTCCGGACATGGACGGTTTTACCGTCACCCGACGCCTTCGTGCGGCCGGCAAGCATTTCCCCGTCCTTTTCCTGACCGCCAAGGACGATACCGAGGACAAGGTCACGGGCCTCACGGTTGGCGGCGACGACTACGTCACCAAGCCGTTCAGCCTGGACGAGGTCGTGGCACGCATCCGGGCCGTTCTTCGGCGTACCCAGCCGCTGGAAGATGACGATGCGGTGATCCGCGTTGACGATCTCGAACTCGACGACGACGCACACGAAGTGCGCCGTGGCGGCACGGTCATCGAGCTCTCCCCCACGGAGTTCAAGCTCCTGCGCTACCTCATGCTCAACCCCAACCGTGTGTTGTCCAAGGCCCAGATCCTTGACCACGTGTGGGAGTACGACTTCAACGGCGACGCCTCGATCGTGGAGTCCTACATTTCCTACCTGCGCCGCAAGGTGGACATCGATCCCGATGCCGCAGCCCTCATCCAGACCAAGCGCGGCGTGGGCTACGTGCTGCGGACGGCAGAGAAGCGCTGA
- a CDS encoding LysE/ArgO family amino acid transporter, whose translation MTSLDFLHSAGLGLATGLALIVAIGAQNAFVLRQGIRGEHIVPIVAVCALSDAVLIAAGVLGTGALATAAPAAVVVLRYIGAAFLVTYGLMAARRAMRPQSLMAGDGQERPRGKGGAAAAVTTVLALTWLNPHVYLDIALLGSLASAQGSPLQWWFGAGAMAGSILWFCSLGFGARFLRGFFARPLSWRFLDGGIAVTMVALGLGLVLGA comes from the coding sequence GTGACTTCCCTTGATTTCCTTCATTCAGCAGGCCTCGGTTTGGCCACAGGCCTGGCCCTCATCGTTGCCATCGGCGCCCAGAACGCCTTCGTCCTGCGCCAGGGCATCCGCGGCGAGCACATCGTGCCCATTGTCGCCGTTTGCGCCCTCTCCGACGCCGTCCTCATCGCCGCCGGAGTCCTTGGCACCGGTGCCCTCGCCACGGCAGCCCCTGCCGCCGTCGTTGTCCTCCGCTACATAGGCGCCGCCTTCCTGGTGACATATGGCCTCATGGCCGCCAGGCGCGCCATGCGTCCGCAGTCTTTGATGGCCGGCGACGGTCAGGAACGTCCCCGTGGCAAAGGAGGCGCCGCGGCAGCGGTCACGACCGTGCTGGCTCTCACGTGGCTCAACCCGCACGTCTATTTGGACATCGCGCTCCTCGGCTCGCTTGCCAGCGCCCAAGGAAGCCCCTTGCAGTGGTGGTTCGGAGCCGGGGCCATGGCTGGAAGCATCCTGTGGTTTTGTTCGCTGGGGTTCGGCGCCCGCTTCCTCCGCGGATTCTTTGCGCGTCCGTTGTCCTGGCGGTTTCTGGACGGTGGAATTGCCGTGACCATGGTGGCGCTGGGGCTCGGTCTGGTCCTGGGTGCTTGA
- a CDS encoding LysR family transcriptional regulator ArgP encodes MTQFPSEQLLTFATVLSEGTLEAAARLLHITPSAVSQRLKALEQSTGRVLLQRSNPALATEAGEVVLRLARQVAQLEADAGEELGLDGDRPRLAVPIVVNADSLAVWFLKALARVPGNLNVTFDLHRDDEQHSTSLLRSGTVMAAVTATPEPVQGCRVESLGTMRYLPVAAPRFVDRWFPDFPDGLDGDALNAAPTVDFDRKDTYQWAFVQSRLRDEGKPVPERKGPRHYVPASQDFGDAIRLGLGWGLIPEVQCGPDIADGRLIELAPERPFDVPLYWQRWRTASAVLDTLSETVRAVSAQYLRTP; translated from the coding sequence ATGACGCAATTTCCCTCCGAACAGTTATTGACGTTCGCCACCGTCCTCTCCGAGGGCACGTTGGAGGCCGCCGCGCGCCTGCTGCACATCACGCCGTCTGCCGTTTCCCAGCGGTTGAAGGCGCTGGAACAATCCACCGGCCGGGTCCTCCTGCAACGCAGCAATCCGGCGCTGGCCACCGAGGCCGGGGAAGTGGTGCTGCGGTTGGCCAGGCAGGTGGCCCAGCTCGAGGCCGATGCTGGAGAGGAACTGGGCTTGGACGGGGACAGGCCCAGGCTGGCTGTGCCGATCGTGGTCAACGCCGACTCTTTGGCGGTGTGGTTCCTCAAGGCCCTGGCGCGGGTTCCCGGCAACCTCAACGTGACGTTCGATCTCCACCGCGACGACGAACAACACTCCACGTCACTGCTGCGGTCCGGAACGGTCATGGCGGCTGTCACGGCCACCCCGGAACCCGTTCAGGGTTGCCGCGTGGAAAGCCTCGGCACCATGAGGTACCTCCCGGTCGCGGCACCCCGTTTTGTGGACCGCTGGTTCCCGGACTTCCCGGACGGACTCGACGGCGATGCGCTCAACGCTGCCCCCACAGTGGATTTCGACCGCAAAGACACCTACCAGTGGGCTTTCGTACAGTCCCGCCTTCGAGACGAGGGGAAGCCCGTTCCGGAGAGGAAGGGCCCGCGCCACTATGTGCCTGCATCGCAGGACTTCGGCGACGCAATCCGGCTGGGACTTGGCTGGGGCCTCATCCCGGAGGTTCAGTGCGGCCCGGACATCGCGGACGGGCGGCTGATCGAGCTGGCTCCGGAACGGCCCTTCGACGTGCCGCTCTACTGGCAGCGCTGGCGAACTGCCTCCGCGGTGCTCGATACGCTCAGTGAAACCGTCCGCGCGGTATCGGCGCAGTACCTGAGGACACCTTGA
- a CDS encoding multicopper oxidase family protein, producing MNTSQLLALDLVLSVLAAAAWIAAAWMTVLSSTDRKPGPRRGTDLALLLVGAAVAMTAARCALLPALVAGSWWFASERITINLPLTAIPAAWAAMAGVPFLLRRRNTGAKLSWTAPWPLGRTRRAAVMALVAAAAAAVASLALALILGPFPAPWSVAVLLFMVAGTVVIAGVVMAQPGASGRTRARRPAAAVAALMVCTVVGSGVFAWLGSRSGNGAVIAAAVGRHHGNDDGPVTGTTSVTSLVGSTPANAVVRHYELTARVEQVTLPSGRATEAWTFGSLPGPTIEATLGEVVEVVLKNRDVAAGVTLHWHGYDVPNAMDGVAGATQDAVMPGQSVTYRFTAAQTGTYWYHTHQDSAEGVRKGLYGAFVVHHPAEVRAGTDLVVAGHDLGGLGLLGSSDRSSGYQAAPGSSVRVRLINTDSLPQRYLLEGTSFKAVAVDGTEVNGPQDIAGKVVRLGAGGRLDLAFTMPDSPVTLRSDAAADAVVVFAPAGSAPAAGGKASLSTFATLPVLDLLDYGEPLPAGKISSGNRPSVTQAPAAVTREEVVVLDRQFRFVDGVPRYAFTVNGAAYPLVPSIEVAEGDTVKVTVVNRTAEPHPMHPHGHHVQVLSRNGMAPLGSPLILDTVEVLPGEVWEVLLHADNPGIWMDHCHNLDHAAEGMMMMLKYEGVSSPFVHGGHAGNRPE from the coding sequence GTGAATACCTCGCAGCTGCTTGCCCTGGATTTGGTGTTGTCCGTCCTGGCGGCAGCAGCGTGGATCGCTGCCGCATGGATGACCGTACTTTCAAGCACTGACCGCAAGCCAGGACCGCGCCGCGGAACCGATCTGGCGTTGTTGTTGGTCGGTGCCGCCGTCGCCATGACGGCGGCACGCTGTGCCCTGCTTCCCGCTTTGGTGGCCGGCAGTTGGTGGTTTGCCAGCGAACGCATCACCATCAACCTGCCTCTGACCGCCATCCCCGCGGCTTGGGCCGCGATGGCCGGTGTTCCGTTCTTGCTGAGGAGGCGGAACACCGGCGCCAAACTATCCTGGACCGCCCCTTGGCCTCTTGGCCGAACCCGCCGGGCTGCAGTGATGGCTCTGGTGGCCGCAGCTGCGGCAGCCGTGGCCTCACTGGCATTGGCGCTGATCCTGGGTCCGTTCCCTGCACCGTGGAGCGTCGCGGTGCTCCTGTTCATGGTGGCCGGGACGGTCGTGATTGCGGGGGTCGTCATGGCACAGCCTGGAGCTTCCGGCCGCACCCGCGCCAGGCGCCCGGCTGCTGCCGTGGCCGCGCTTATGGTGTGCACGGTAGTGGGCTCCGGAGTTTTCGCCTGGCTTGGGAGCCGCTCCGGAAACGGCGCGGTGATCGCGGCTGCCGTCGGACGTCACCACGGTAACGACGACGGCCCGGTAACGGGTACGACGTCGGTGACCAGCTTGGTGGGGAGCACGCCTGCCAACGCTGTGGTCCGGCACTATGAACTGACCGCCCGCGTTGAACAGGTAACGTTGCCGTCCGGGCGCGCCACTGAAGCGTGGACCTTCGGGAGTCTTCCCGGGCCAACGATCGAAGCGACGCTGGGCGAGGTGGTGGAGGTGGTCCTCAAGAACCGGGACGTGGCCGCCGGTGTCACTTTGCACTGGCACGGTTACGACGTTCCCAACGCCATGGACGGAGTGGCCGGGGCGACGCAGGACGCCGTGATGCCAGGGCAATCCGTGACGTATCGCTTCACCGCGGCGCAAACTGGTACTTACTGGTATCACACACATCAGGATTCAGCCGAGGGGGTCCGCAAGGGCCTCTACGGTGCATTCGTCGTGCACCATCCCGCGGAGGTCCGTGCGGGCACGGACCTCGTGGTGGCGGGGCACGACCTCGGCGGTCTGGGGTTGCTGGGCTCCTCAGACCGCAGCAGTGGGTACCAGGCCGCCCCAGGCAGCAGCGTGCGGGTGCGGCTGATCAACACCGACTCCTTGCCGCAGCGCTACCTGCTGGAGGGTACCTCGTTCAAAGCTGTGGCAGTTGATGGAACGGAGGTCAACGGACCCCAGGACATCGCGGGAAAGGTGGTCCGACTGGGAGCTGGCGGGCGGCTGGACCTCGCATTCACCATGCCTGACTCCCCCGTGACCCTGCGCTCGGATGCCGCTGCCGATGCCGTGGTGGTCTTCGCGCCGGCGGGATCTGCTCCGGCGGCCGGCGGGAAGGCGTCTTTGAGCACATTTGCCACGCTGCCTGTGCTCGATTTGCTGGACTATGGCGAGCCGCTCCCGGCCGGAAAAATATCCTCCGGCAATAGGCCTTCAGTCACTCAGGCCCCGGCGGCCGTCACGAGGGAGGAAGTTGTGGTGCTGGACCGGCAGTTCCGCTTTGTCGATGGAGTGCCACGGTATGCATTTACCGTGAACGGCGCCGCCTACCCGCTGGTTCCGTCCATCGAGGTGGCCGAGGGCGACACAGTGAAAGTAACCGTGGTCAACCGGACCGCCGAGCCACATCCCATGCATCCACATGGCCATCACGTACAGGTTCTGAGCAGGAATGGTATGGCCCCGCTTGGGTCACCTCTGATCCTGGACACCGTGGAGGTGCTGCCCGGTGAAGTCTGGGAAGTGCTGCTCCACGCTGACAATCCGGGCATCTGGATGGATCATTGCCACAACCTCGATCATGCAGCCGAGGGCATGATGATGATGCTCAAATACGAAGGCGTGTCATCCCCGTTCGTTCACGGCGGGCACGCCGGAAACCGGCCCGAGTGA
- a CDS encoding DNA repair helicase XPB, producing the protein MTDGPLIVQSDKTILLEVDHELATEARHAIAAFAELERAPEHMHSYRLTPLGLWNARAAGLDAEQVLDTLLKYSRFPVPHALLIDIEETMSRYGRLRLEKDPQHGLVMRTDDYPVLEEVIRAKKIAPLLGPRIDGETVVVHSSQRGQLKQLLLKLGWPAEDLAGYVDGQPHLIMLDESGWQLRPYQKLATENFWAGGSGVVVLPCGAGKTLVGAAAMATSSTTTLILVTNTVSARQWKDELLKRTSLTEDEIGEYSGAVKEVRPVTIATYQVLTTKRGGLYPHLELVDGHDWGLIIYDEVHLLPAPIFRMTADLQARRRLGLTATLVREDGREGEVFSLIGPKRYDAPWKDIEAQGYIAPADCVEVRVDLPRDERVAYAMADDADKYRLCATSETKTKLVEDLVAVHQGEQLLVIGQYIDQLDEIAERLDAPLIKGETSVKARQKLFDAFRKGEIQTLVVSKVANFSIDLPEASVAIQVSGSFGSRQEEAQRLGRLLRPKQDGRAARFYSLVARDTLDQDFAAKRQRFLAEQGYAYRIMDAKGIGKDVGQEQ; encoded by the coding sequence GTGACCGACGGTCCGCTGATCGTGCAAAGTGACAAGACCATACTGCTGGAAGTCGACCACGAGCTCGCCACCGAAGCCCGGCACGCCATTGCCGCCTTCGCCGAACTGGAACGCGCCCCGGAACACATGCACAGCTACCGGCTCACCCCGTTGGGCCTGTGGAATGCCCGCGCCGCGGGGCTGGACGCCGAGCAGGTGCTGGACACCCTGTTGAAGTACTCGCGTTTCCCGGTGCCGCACGCCTTGCTGATCGACATCGAAGAGACCATGTCCCGCTATGGCCGCCTGCGGCTGGAGAAGGACCCCCAGCACGGCCTGGTGATGCGCACCGATGACTACCCCGTCCTGGAGGAAGTCATCCGCGCCAAGAAGATTGCGCCCCTGCTCGGGCCACGGATCGACGGCGAAACCGTAGTGGTGCACTCCTCACAGCGGGGGCAACTGAAGCAGCTGCTCCTCAAGCTCGGATGGCCCGCGGAAGACCTGGCCGGGTACGTCGATGGTCAACCGCACCTGATCATGCTCGACGAAAGCGGCTGGCAATTGCGGCCGTACCAAAAACTGGCCACGGAGAACTTCTGGGCCGGCGGCAGCGGCGTCGTCGTACTTCCTTGCGGTGCGGGCAAAACGCTGGTGGGGGCGGCGGCAATGGCGACGTCCTCCACCACCACCCTGATCCTGGTGACCAACACTGTTTCCGCCCGGCAGTGGAAGGACGAGCTCCTCAAGAGGACCTCCCTGACGGAGGATGAAATCGGCGAGTATTCCGGCGCAGTGAAGGAAGTCCGGCCGGTCACGATAGCCACGTACCAGGTCCTGACAACCAAGCGTGGCGGCCTGTATCCGCACCTGGAACTCGTGGACGGGCACGACTGGGGACTCATCATCTACGACGAAGTCCACCTGCTGCCCGCCCCGATCTTCCGCATGACCGCGGATCTGCAGGCCCGGCGCAGGCTTGGCCTGACAGCCACGCTGGTCCGCGAGGACGGCCGGGAAGGCGAGGTCTTCAGCCTGATCGGACCCAAGCGGTACGACGCCCCGTGGAAGGACATCGAGGCCCAGGGCTACATCGCGCCAGCGGACTGCGTCGAGGTGCGCGTGGATCTGCCCCGGGACGAACGCGTGGCGTACGCGATGGCCGACGACGCCGACAAGTACCGCCTCTGCGCCACGTCCGAAACCAAGACCAAGCTGGTGGAGGACCTGGTCGCCGTGCATCAAGGCGAGCAGTTGCTGGTGATCGGACAGTACATCGACCAGCTGGATGAGATTGCCGAGCGGTTGGATGCGCCCCTCATCAAGGGCGAAACCAGCGTCAAGGCCCGGCAGAAGCTCTTCGACGCCTTCCGCAAAGGAGAGATCCAGACCCTGGTGGTGTCCAAGGTGGCCAACTTTTCCATCGACCTTCCCGAAGCCTCCGTAGCCATCCAGGTCTCAGGGTCCTTCGGATCACGCCAGGAAGAGGCCCAGCGTTTGGGACGCCTGCTCCGCCCGAAGCAGGATGGCCGTGCGGCAAGGTTCTACTCCTTGGTGGCCAGGGACACGCTCGACCAGGACTTTGCGGCCAAACGCCAACGGTTCCTGGCAGAACAGGGCTACGCCTACCGGATCATGGATGCCAAGGGCATCGGCAAGGACGTGGGTCAGGAGCAGTAG
- a CDS encoding helicase-associated domain-containing protein: MSLIRALSKELEARSDNSLRALFAARPDLISPMAPDFAALAARASARVSVQRALERLNKPEMQVLETLHLCTNADTGHSISAAGLKKVIAGSTLSALDPILAKLQELALIHRADPPQGSPPATSRQRFYLPVGSLKDVIGIYPAGLGRSYTELVRTQPAFAQRVVHLVAELHQSGAGIHPASTPMDAALALQRWTSTPENLRAILSTAPERTAGLLDKFGSWAMGAVPQAQRRASVSHESHDVGPIDWLLARGLLVPLDAGHVELPHSVGLALRGGAIIDDFTLSPPVPELGHTSAALRRNAAMGAIAETLRLANGLLFAVREQPLSTLRSGGVGVRELRRLAESIRLGVHQTAVLLELCALSGLLRLDVDSSTWIQPPSLEWLTLPRQEQWLWLVNAWLASERAPSLVGQPLTGPSSSATHHGAAGTTINALSAEAQRPDAPVVRRRVLEILNELTVEAAAPDGKAPVLDARAVLQRAEWAQPRMSRRFSSLVRGILEEAALLGLMGSGALTQLGSAIAASQPEAAMTILGEHLPAAVNHILLQADLTAVAPGYLAPELSATLLLMADAEGQGPASIYRFSAATIRRALDAGQDAESLLSFLREHSATDVPQPLAYLIQDTASRHGRLRVGTSASFIQSDDESAISELLEEARTSVLSLVRIAPTVLTSSASTRETARVLRELGLSPAVQDAEPAVVRFKRTTAVPGSARPVYTAPRTAPPDDDVEAQLVVLRQHRTVPAEATGEASTQLGLETLQTAIRLKQAVTMNVVDSLGNANTETVVPVSVSGGRVRVFDPAKDTERVLSIHRIIDVEPAGELRS; this comes from the coding sequence ATGTCCCTTATTCGCGCGCTCAGCAAGGAACTGGAAGCGCGCAGCGACAACTCGCTGCGGGCTTTGTTTGCCGCGCGGCCGGACCTTATATCCCCCATGGCGCCTGACTTCGCCGCACTGGCTGCACGGGCAAGCGCCCGGGTCAGCGTCCAGCGGGCGCTGGAACGGCTGAACAAGCCGGAAATGCAGGTTCTCGAAACCCTGCACCTGTGCACGAATGCAGACACCGGGCACAGCATCTCGGCGGCCGGTTTGAAGAAGGTCATTGCCGGGTCCACTCTTTCGGCCCTGGACCCGATCCTCGCCAAGCTGCAGGAGCTGGCCCTGATCCACCGGGCAGACCCACCCCAGGGCTCGCCACCAGCCACATCGCGACAACGCTTCTATCTCCCGGTGGGCAGCCTCAAGGACGTCATCGGCATCTACCCTGCGGGCTTGGGCCGGAGCTACACCGAGCTCGTCCGGACTCAGCCGGCGTTCGCCCAGCGCGTGGTCCATCTGGTAGCCGAGCTGCACCAAAGCGGCGCGGGAATCCACCCGGCCAGCACGCCCATGGATGCCGCACTGGCACTCCAACGCTGGACCTCCACTCCGGAGAACCTCCGCGCCATTCTGTCCACCGCTCCGGAGCGGACGGCTGGCCTGCTGGACAAGTTCGGCAGCTGGGCCATGGGCGCAGTACCCCAGGCCCAACGGCGGGCTTCCGTGAGTCACGAAAGCCACGACGTCGGGCCCATCGACTGGCTGTTGGCGCGCGGACTGTTGGTGCCCCTGGATGCCGGCCACGTGGAATTGCCCCACAGCGTGGGCCTTGCGCTGCGAGGCGGTGCGATAATTGACGATTTCACTTTGTCGCCGCCTGTTCCGGAACTGGGCCATACCAGCGCGGCGCTGCGGCGCAATGCTGCCATGGGCGCCATCGCCGAAACGTTGCGCTTGGCCAATGGGCTGCTGTTCGCTGTCCGGGAGCAGCCCCTGTCCACGCTCAGGAGCGGCGGGGTGGGCGTGCGGGAACTGAGGCGCCTTGCCGAGTCGATCCGCCTGGGAGTGCACCAGACCGCGGTCCTGCTCGAGCTTTGTGCTTTGTCCGGTCTCCTGCGGCTCGATGTGGACAGTTCCACCTGGATCCAGCCGCCATCCCTGGAATGGCTCACCTTGCCGCGCCAGGAGCAGTGGTTGTGGTTGGTCAATGCCTGGCTGGCCAGCGAGCGCGCCCCATCGTTGGTGGGGCAGCCGCTGACGGGTCCTTCGTCCTCTGCTACCCATCATGGCGCGGCCGGCACCACCATCAACGCCCTGTCCGCCGAGGCCCAGCGGCCCGACGCCCCGGTTGTGCGGCGAAGGGTCCTTGAGATCCTGAACGAGCTGACAGTTGAGGCAGCGGCTCCGGACGGGAAGGCCCCCGTGCTGGACGCCAGGGCGGTCCTGCAGCGGGCCGAATGGGCCCAGCCGCGGATGTCCAGGCGATTCAGTTCCCTGGTGCGCGGCATTCTCGAAGAGGCAGCATTGCTGGGCCTGATGGGTTCCGGTGCCCTGACCCAGCTGGGCTCTGCCATCGCCGCTTCCCAGCCCGAAGCGGCCATGACCATCCTCGGCGAGCACCTGCCGGCTGCCGTGAACCATATCCTGCTGCAGGCTGACCTGACAGCCGTCGCCCCGGGCTACCTCGCGCCGGAGCTGAGCGCGACACTGCTGCTGATGGCAGACGCCGAAGGGCAGGGTCCGGCGTCGATCTACCGCTTTTCTGCCGCCACCATCCGCAGGGCCCTCGACGCCGGACAGGATGCGGAATCGCTGTTGTCGTTCCTCCGGGAGCACTCTGCGACCGATGTGCCCCAACCCCTGGCGTACCTCATCCAGGACACCGCGTCCCGGCATGGCCGGCTGCGTGTTGGAACCAGCGCCAGTTTCATTCAAAGTGACGATGAGTCTGCCATTTCCGAACTCCTCGAGGAAGCTCGGACTTCCGTCCTGAGCCTGGTGCGCATCGCCCCTACGGTGCTTACGTCTTCGGCCAGCACCCGGGAAACCGCCCGGGTCCTTCGCGAGCTGGGACTCTCACCCGCCGTGCAGGACGCCGAGCCCGCCGTCGTGCGTTTCAAGCGGACCACCGCGGTACCGGGCAGCGCGCGCCCGGTTTATACGGCGCCCCGGACGGCTCCGCCGGACGACGACGTCGAGGCACAGCTTGTGGTTCTGCGGCAGCATCGTACTGTCCCGGCCGAGGCGACGGGGGAAGCTTCCACGCAACTGGGCCTGGAGACTCTGCAGACGGCCATCCGGCTCAAACAGGCAGTCACCATGAATGTGGTGGACAGCCTGGGGAATGCCAACACCGAAACCGTTGTTCCTGTATCAGTCTCCGGTGGACGCGTGCGGGTGTTCGATCCCGCCAAGGACACCGAACGGGTGTTGTCCATCCATCGGATCATCGATGTGGAACCCGCCGGAGAACTGCGTTCATGA
- a CDS encoding cold-shock protein has protein sequence MPTGKVKWYDKEKGFGFLAAEDGQEVFLPKTSLPAGVTELKAGTRVEFGVADGRRGAQALGLRVLEKTPSIAKAKRMNAKDLAPMVQDLVTVLDNLSGSLSSGKYPDGNKAKAISMALRKVADELEA, from the coding sequence GTGCCTACCGGCAAGGTCAAGTGGTATGACAAGGAAAAGGGCTTCGGCTTCCTGGCAGCTGAAGACGGCCAGGAAGTTTTCCTGCCCAAGACGTCCCTGCCCGCGGGCGTAACCGAGCTCAAGGCCGGTACCCGGGTGGAGTTCGGTGTGGCGGACGGCCGCCGCGGCGCACAGGCACTGGGCCTTCGCGTGCTGGAAAAGACCCCGTCCATCGCCAAGGCCAAGCGCATGAACGCCAAGGACCTTGCCCCGATGGTGCAGGACCTGGTCACCGTCCTGGACAACCTGTCCGGTTCCCTGTCCTCGGGCAAGTACCCTGATGGCAACAAGGCCAAGGCCATCAGCATGGCGCTGCGCAAGGTTGCCGACGAGCTGGAAGCCTAG
- a CDS encoding DUF3027 domain-containing protein encodes MTSESAQETTPATDALGNTGAGPRGARTPATGEASSRKPAPAKPRAGLPVWRTGKPDAFLAAAVDTARKAVEGIAKPGEVGAHLGAKSEGDRVVTHLFESKLAGYGGWQWYAVVTRNSRSKIVTVSELGLLPSEDSILAPEWVPWAKRVRPEDETPLVEETEGDVSEESVQAAEDEATGPAESEDDVEPEDAADEDEAGAE; translated from the coding sequence ATGACCTCGGAATCCGCACAGGAAACTACACCGGCCACGGATGCCCTGGGTAACACCGGGGCTGGTCCTCGTGGTGCCCGCACTCCTGCCACCGGCGAAGCTTCCTCGCGGAAGCCTGCGCCCGCCAAGCCGCGTGCCGGTTTGCCCGTGTGGCGCACCGGCAAGCCGGATGCATTCCTGGCCGCCGCCGTCGATACTGCCCGCAAGGCAGTGGAGGGCATAGCGAAGCCGGGCGAGGTGGGGGCACACCTGGGCGCAAAGTCTGAAGGCGACCGGGTGGTCACCCACCTGTTCGAGTCCAAGCTGGCCGGCTACGGCGGCTGGCAGTGGTATGCAGTGGTGACCCGTAACTCCCGCTCCAAGATCGTCACGGTGAGCGAGCTCGGCCTGCTGCCGTCCGAGGATTCAATCCTGGCTCCGGAATGGGTGCCGTGGGCCAAGCGCGTCCGCCCCGAAGACGAGACCCCGTTGGTAGAGGAAACCGAGGGCGACGTCTCCGAGGAGTCCGTGCAGGCAGCCGAGGATGAGGCCACTGGCCCCGCCGAAAGCGAGGACGACGTCGAACCGGAAGACGCGGCGGACGAGGACGAAGCCGGGGCCGAGTAA
- the serC gene encoding phosphoserine transaminase: MSDNSITIPADLLPKDGRFGAGPSKVRPEQVEALSAASRTILGTSHRQAPVKNLVGSVREGLSQFFRAPEGYEVVLGVGGSTAFWDVAAFGLVEKKAQHLSFGEFGSKFAAATNKAPFLDASSVLKAEPGTRPVAQAEAGVDTYAWPQNETSTGVAAPVKRVAGADEGSLVLVDATSAAGGLDVDVAEADVYYFAPQKNFASDGGLWLGLFSPAALERAARINASDRWIPDFLNLQTAIDNSKLNQTYNTPSLSTLVTLDAQVQWLNSNGGLDFASKRTADSASRIYSWAEASEYATPFVAKAEDRSNVIATIDFDDSIDAATIAKVLRANGVVDTEPYRKLGRNQLRIATFVAIEPDDVSALLASIDYVVGELKK, from the coding sequence GTGAGCGACAACAGCATCACCATTCCCGCCGACCTGCTGCCCAAGGACGGCCGCTTCGGTGCAGGACCGTCCAAGGTCCGCCCGGAGCAAGTCGAGGCCTTGTCTGCTGCTTCCAGGACCATCCTTGGCACCTCCCACCGCCAGGCCCCGGTTAAGAACCTGGTGGGTTCCGTCCGCGAGGGCCTCAGCCAGTTCTTCCGCGCTCCTGAAGGCTACGAAGTCGTGCTCGGCGTCGGCGGTTCCACCGCATTCTGGGACGTCGCCGCCTTCGGCCTGGTGGAGAAGAAGGCCCAGCACCTCTCCTTCGGCGAATTCGGTTCCAAGTTTGCTGCCGCCACCAACAAGGCCCCGTTCCTTGATGCCTCGTCCGTCCTCAAGGCAGAACCGGGCACCCGCCCCGTGGCACAGGCGGAGGCAGGAGTGGACACCTACGCCTGGCCGCAGAACGAAACCTCAACCGGCGTCGCCGCTCCCGTAAAGCGCGTTGCGGGCGCCGACGAAGGTTCACTCGTCCTGGTGGACGCCACCTCCGCCGCCGGCGGCCTGGACGTGGATGTAGCGGAGGCTGACGTTTACTACTTCGCACCTCAGAAGAACTTCGCGTCCGACGGCGGACTGTGGCTTGGCCTCTTCTCCCCCGCTGCGCTGGAGCGCGCCGCGCGCATCAATGCAAGCGACCGCTGGATCCCGGACTTCCTGAACCTGCAGACCGCCATCGACAACTCCAAGCTGAACCAGACGTACAACACCCCGTCACTGTCCACGCTGGTAACCCTGGATGCCCAGGTGCAATGGCTGAACAGCAACGGTGGATTGGACTTCGCCAGCAAGCGCACGGCCGATTCAGCCAGCCGCATCTACTCCTGGGCCGAAGCTTCCGAGTACGCCACGCCGTTCGTCGCCAAGGCTGAGGACCGCTCCAACGTCATTGCGACCATCGACTTCGACGACTCGATCGACGCCGCGACCATCGCCAAGGTCCTGCGGGCCAACGGCGTGGTGGACACCGAACCGTACCGCAAGCTCGGCCGCAACCAGCTGCGCATCGCCACGTTCGTGGCCATCGAGCCGGACGATGTTTCCGCCCTGCTGGCCAGCATCGACTACGTCGTAGGCGAACTGAAGAAGTAA